In the Gossypium arboreum isolate Shixiya-1 chromosome 10, ASM2569848v2, whole genome shotgun sequence genome, one interval contains:
- the LOC108486986 gene encoding protein MLN51 homolog isoform X1 — protein sequence MATTGEDEVEYYSDPEEGKRSLTMQRRKAASDDEEGEGEVDNNNAVRMNPRAVIHSDESNSQGGAADYDDEEEELYSEEEEEEENYDGVEEEDVDEEEIEEVMRREVQGNVERTGGAAVVDNGNRNVDEVVEISNGNNHVGGEDEDEKKENEPFVVPTAGAFYMHDDRFRDNVGGRHRQMRGGRKLWESKDDRKWGHDKFEEMTLQGKHYTEGRRSSRGRYRAHSKNVVQDHGYSTGSRSKAFGKNYNQNQAPKAVRGRGPKRYEPTMKNGCQASPVLNKPSWKPIEKTSQANSSRASTTATNADTVSIPSKKHIFVSSLSSASPPFYPSGSSKKDISLTQRKDVQASRDLRPSVTDEKFSLFQSNLLRGKNVLDPLSMAKLYIDDSTTSASVKPLANMQMLPTGSSLGNTSQPSQSRVQGRGIANPGPKAYQSAPHHNQVNRVSPPVQVNAVQRIPAQGRAHSSVPAATQQLGQHPSIGSQAASPPKTAMSVSSYESGEVESSETSKPEGALVNKGKCNLQGAGRGSYLYGGAQIIGATGNMSISHGDQNFPAFLPVMQFGGQHSGGLGVPAVGMAFPGYVAQPQLGTRNSEMTWLPVLTGAAGALGPTYCPPYIAVDGAYNARPSGQTSSTGSSSKENISKKPNNEWNPSQRPELVNDELGQRQNNPNKQPRRYSEMSFSKRFTYLKMEPAPVNWYRPYSSPFMMSGL from the exons ATGGCTACGACGGGAGAAGATGAGGTGGAGTACTATAGTGATCCAGAGGAGGGGAAGCGTTCGCTGACTATGCAGAGGAGAAAGGCTGCCAGTGATGATGAAGAAGGCGAAGGGGAAGTGGATAATAATAATGCAGTGAGGATGAATCCGAGGGCCGTGATTCATTCCGATGAATCCAACAGTCAGGGCGGTGCTGCAGATTACGACGACGAAGAAGAAGAATTGTACTCAGAAGaagaggaggaagaagaaaatTATGATGGAGTGGAGGAAGAGGATGTTGATGAGGAGGAGATAGAAGAAGTAATGAGAAGGGAAGTGCAAGGGAATGTTGAGAGAACTGGAGGAGCAGCAGTGGTGGATAATGGGAATAGGAACGTGGATGAGGTAGTGGAGATTAGTAATGGTAATAATCATGTGGGAGGGGAAGATGAAGACGAAAAGAAGGAGAATGAGCCATTTGTTGTGCCAACTGCTGGGGCGTTTTATATGCACGATGATAGATTTCGAGACAATGTTGGCGGTCGTCATAG gcaaATGCGTGGTGGAAGGAAATTGTGGGAATCCAAAGATGATAGGAAATGGGGACATGACAAGTTTGAGGAGATGACTTTGCAAGGAAAGCATTATACAGAG GGAAGAAGATCTTCTAGAGGTAGATATCGTGCTCATAGTAAGAATGTGGTTCAAGATCATGGTTATTCTACAGGAAGTAGGTCCAAAGCATTCGGGAAAAACTACAATCAGAACCAGGCTCCGAAGGCTGTGAGAGGAAGAGGACCTAAGAGATACGAACCTACTATGAAAAATGGCTGTCAGGCATCTCCAGTGCTGAATAAACC TTCTTGGAAGCCTATTGAGAAAACTTCACAAGCCAATTCAAGTAGAGCTTCCACAACTGCAACAAATGCAGACACTGTATCAATTCCTTCTAAGAAACATATTTTTGTGTCAAGTTTGAGTTCTGCGTCCCCACCCTTTTATCCATCAGGGTCTTCCAAGAAAGACATTTCTTTGACTCAGAGGAAGGATGTTCAAGCTAGCAGGGATCTTCGCCCCTCTGTTACAGATGAGAAATTTTCTCTATTTCAATCCAATTTATTACGTGGGAAAAATGTACTTGATCCTCTCAGCATGGCAAAGCTTTACATAGATGATTCCACCACATCGGCTTCTGTGAAGCCTCTGGCCAACATGCAAATGCTGCCTACTGGATCTTCATTGGGTAATACTAGTCAACCCTCTCAATCCAGGGTACAGGGTAGAGGCATAGCTAACCCAGGACCCAAGGCTTATCAGTCAGCTCCACATCATAACCAAGTCAACAGAGTTTCTCCACCAGTGCAGGTCAATGCTGTTCAGAGAATTCCTGCTCAAGGCAGGGCTCACTCTTCTGTACCAGCAGCTACTCAGCAGTTAGGCCAGCATCCTAGTATTGGGTCTCAAGCTGCCTCTCCACCAAAGACAGCTATGTCAGTCAGTTCCTATGAATCTGGAGAGGTTGAATCTTCAGAAACAAGTAAACCTGAGGGTGCGTTGGTGAACAAGGGAAAATGCAATCTTCAAGGAGCTGGAAGGGGCTCTTATCTGTATGGTGGAGCTCAGATTATTGGAGCTACAGGGAATATGTCTATCAGCCATGGTGATCAAAACTTTCCTGCCTTTTTGCCTG TAATGCAATTTGGGGGCCAGCACTCTGGTGGCCTTGGTGTTCCTGCTGTTGGCATGGCATTTCCAGGATATGTTGCCCAGCCACAACTTGGAACAAGGAATTCAGAAATGACATG GCTACCTGTACTCACTGGTGCCGCTGGGGCATTAGGGCCAACATATTGTCCACCTTATATTGCAGTCGATGGGGCTTATAATGCTCGTCCATCGGGGCAGACATCTTCAACAGGATCCTCAAG CAAGGAAAACATTTCTAAAAAACCAAATAATGAATGGAATCCTTCTCAAAGACCAG AGCTTGTGAATGATGAACTTGGCCAACGACAAAATAACCCTAATAAGCAGCCTCGCAG ATATTCAGAGATGAGCTTTAGCAAGCGATTTACTTATTTAAAGATGGAGCCTGCCCCAGTAAACTGGTATAG ACCTTATTCTAGTCCCTTTATGATGTCCGGCCTTTGA
- the LOC108486986 gene encoding protein MLN51 homolog isoform X2, with protein sequence MATTGEDEVEYYSDPEEGKRSLTMQRRKAASDDEEGEGEVDNNNAVRMNPRAVIHSDESNSQGGAADYDDEEEELYSEEEEEEENYDGVEEEDVDEEEIEEVMRREVQGNVERTGGAAVVDNGNRNVDEVVEISNGNNHVGGEDEDEKKENEPFVVPTAGAFYMHDDRFRDNVGGRHRQMRGGRKLWESKDDRKWGHDKFEEMTLQGKHYTEGRRSSRGRYRAHSKNVVQDHGYSTGSRSKAFGKNYNQNQAPKAVRGRGPKRYEPTMKNGCQASPVLNKPSWKPIEKTSQANSSRASTTATNADTVSIPSKKHIFVSSLSSASPPFYPSGSSKKDISLTQRKDVQASRDLRPSVTDEKFSLFQSNLLRGKNVLDPLSMAKLYIDDSTTSASVKPLANMQMLPTGSSLGNTSQPSQSRVQGRGIANPGPKAYQSAPHHNQVNRVSPPVQVNAVQRIPAQGRAHSSVPAATQQLGQHPSIGSQAASPPKTAMSVSSYESGEVESSETSKPEGALVNKGKCNLQGAGRGSYLYGGAQIIGATGNMSISHGDQNFPAFLPVMQFGGQHSGGLGVPAVGMAFPGYVAQPQLGTRNSEMTWLPVLTGAAGALGPTYCPPYIAVDGAYNARPSGQTSSTGSSSKENISKKPNNEWNPSQRPELVNDELGQRQNNPNKQPRRYSEMSFSKRFTYLKMEPAPVN encoded by the exons ATGGCTACGACGGGAGAAGATGAGGTGGAGTACTATAGTGATCCAGAGGAGGGGAAGCGTTCGCTGACTATGCAGAGGAGAAAGGCTGCCAGTGATGATGAAGAAGGCGAAGGGGAAGTGGATAATAATAATGCAGTGAGGATGAATCCGAGGGCCGTGATTCATTCCGATGAATCCAACAGTCAGGGCGGTGCTGCAGATTACGACGACGAAGAAGAAGAATTGTACTCAGAAGaagaggaggaagaagaaaatTATGATGGAGTGGAGGAAGAGGATGTTGATGAGGAGGAGATAGAAGAAGTAATGAGAAGGGAAGTGCAAGGGAATGTTGAGAGAACTGGAGGAGCAGCAGTGGTGGATAATGGGAATAGGAACGTGGATGAGGTAGTGGAGATTAGTAATGGTAATAATCATGTGGGAGGGGAAGATGAAGACGAAAAGAAGGAGAATGAGCCATTTGTTGTGCCAACTGCTGGGGCGTTTTATATGCACGATGATAGATTTCGAGACAATGTTGGCGGTCGTCATAG gcaaATGCGTGGTGGAAGGAAATTGTGGGAATCCAAAGATGATAGGAAATGGGGACATGACAAGTTTGAGGAGATGACTTTGCAAGGAAAGCATTATACAGAG GGAAGAAGATCTTCTAGAGGTAGATATCGTGCTCATAGTAAGAATGTGGTTCAAGATCATGGTTATTCTACAGGAAGTAGGTCCAAAGCATTCGGGAAAAACTACAATCAGAACCAGGCTCCGAAGGCTGTGAGAGGAAGAGGACCTAAGAGATACGAACCTACTATGAAAAATGGCTGTCAGGCATCTCCAGTGCTGAATAAACC TTCTTGGAAGCCTATTGAGAAAACTTCACAAGCCAATTCAAGTAGAGCTTCCACAACTGCAACAAATGCAGACACTGTATCAATTCCTTCTAAGAAACATATTTTTGTGTCAAGTTTGAGTTCTGCGTCCCCACCCTTTTATCCATCAGGGTCTTCCAAGAAAGACATTTCTTTGACTCAGAGGAAGGATGTTCAAGCTAGCAGGGATCTTCGCCCCTCTGTTACAGATGAGAAATTTTCTCTATTTCAATCCAATTTATTACGTGGGAAAAATGTACTTGATCCTCTCAGCATGGCAAAGCTTTACATAGATGATTCCACCACATCGGCTTCTGTGAAGCCTCTGGCCAACATGCAAATGCTGCCTACTGGATCTTCATTGGGTAATACTAGTCAACCCTCTCAATCCAGGGTACAGGGTAGAGGCATAGCTAACCCAGGACCCAAGGCTTATCAGTCAGCTCCACATCATAACCAAGTCAACAGAGTTTCTCCACCAGTGCAGGTCAATGCTGTTCAGAGAATTCCTGCTCAAGGCAGGGCTCACTCTTCTGTACCAGCAGCTACTCAGCAGTTAGGCCAGCATCCTAGTATTGGGTCTCAAGCTGCCTCTCCACCAAAGACAGCTATGTCAGTCAGTTCCTATGAATCTGGAGAGGTTGAATCTTCAGAAACAAGTAAACCTGAGGGTGCGTTGGTGAACAAGGGAAAATGCAATCTTCAAGGAGCTGGAAGGGGCTCTTATCTGTATGGTGGAGCTCAGATTATTGGAGCTACAGGGAATATGTCTATCAGCCATGGTGATCAAAACTTTCCTGCCTTTTTGCCTG TAATGCAATTTGGGGGCCAGCACTCTGGTGGCCTTGGTGTTCCTGCTGTTGGCATGGCATTTCCAGGATATGTTGCCCAGCCACAACTTGGAACAAGGAATTCAGAAATGACATG GCTACCTGTACTCACTGGTGCCGCTGGGGCATTAGGGCCAACATATTGTCCACCTTATATTGCAGTCGATGGGGCTTATAATGCTCGTCCATCGGGGCAGACATCTTCAACAGGATCCTCAAG CAAGGAAAACATTTCTAAAAAACCAAATAATGAATGGAATCCTTCTCAAAGACCAG AGCTTGTGAATGATGAACTTGGCCAACGACAAAATAACCCTAATAAGCAGCCTCGCAG ATATTCAGAGATGAGCTTTAGCAAGCGATTTACTTATTTAAAGATGGAGCCTGCCCCAGTAAACTG